From the genome of Fusarium oxysporum f. sp. lycopersici 4287 chromosome 3, whole genome shotgun sequence, one region includes:
- a CDS encoding hypothetical protein (At least one base has a quality score < 10) → MRRNRSRQDQKRIHLLKHFLLKHFLKHFLKHFLKHFLKHLLKHFLKHLLKHFLKHFLTKHPDNLEYKEWKKKALEDLKSRFCAGEEAITHGEQTAKNLYSHLVVASHPNTDESQGDIEIRFCTSDEDCEKAVIDSKVPIIAENQQPLQWKSDELPIKETFDQWRHDEDLMVYVQPSSRPRLKESYEKRTIREVAEKFLTDGTPKDPWNLLDCRCPFPNVHPKFLVSYHCRLLHFIQDGSLKNKSAQRDAASTVEVWQYKMFEKGMLIGQAGANSDFHIDSNGWGTWITVQQGKLGFLFMANFSKEDREAWRKDRGYNNGKVRY, encoded by the exons ATGAGGAGAAACAGATCAAGACAAGACCAGAAGCGTATT CACCTCCTCAAGcacttcctcctcaagcACTTCCTCAAGCACTTCCTCAAGCACTTCCTCAAGCACTTCCTCAAGCACCTCCTCAAGCACTTCCTCAAGCACCTCCTCAAGCACTTCCTCAAGCACTTCCTCACTAAGCACCCTGATAACCTAG AATATAAAGAATGGAAAAAGAAGGCTCTGGAAGATCTCAAGAGCAGATTCTGCGCTGGCGAAGAAGCAATCACCCATGGTGAACAAACTGCCAAGAATCTTTATTCTCATCTGGTTGTCGCTTCACACCCCAACACAGATGAAAGCCAAGGCGATATAGAAATCCGTTTTTGCACCAGCGATGAGGATTGCGAAAAGGCTGTGATCGATAGCAAGGTTCCAATCATCGCTGAAAAtcagcagcctcttcaatGGAAATCAGACGAACTACCTATCAAAGAAACATTCGATCAGTggagacatgatgaagatctcATGGTATATGTGCAGCCCTCAAGCCGTCCCAGACTAAAAGAATCCTACGAAAAGCGCACGATAAGGGAGGTCGCTGAGAAATTTCTAACTGACGGGACGCCCAAGGACCCATGGAATTTGCTAGATTGTCGATGCCCGTTCCCAAACGTTCACCCGAAGTTCCTAGTATCCTATCACTGTCGATTGCTTCATTTCATTCAAGATGGTAGCCTTAAAAACAAATCCGCTCAAAGAGACGCTGCATCAACGGTTGAGGTGTGGCAGTATAAAATGTTTGAGAAAGGCATGCTTATAGGCCAGGCGGGGGCGAATTCCGACTTTCATATTGACAGCAACGGTTGGGGCACCTGGATCACAGTTCAGCAAGGGAAGTTGGGATTTTTGTTCATGGCTAATTTCTCGAAGGAAGACAGAGAGGCTTGGAGAAAGGACCGTGGGTATAATAACGGCAAAGTTCG ATACTAA
- a CDS encoding hypothetical protein (At least one base has a quality score < 10) produces the protein MEIDKQASERAFLSHLLFSRARNHNHSFAGLPLHRAQSPESSSNGIKTRPISTPSRRHSLTNDTPMRRKRFYTQLIEMMAHPVWCFMLDNSTHGSEDVITLGCHRGHMSYIPPRTVRALLTPLLHFPPFWRPKFLTLAKR, from the coding sequence ATGGAGATCGACAAGcaagcgagcgagcgagcgtTCCTCTCCCATCTTTTGTTTTCGCGCGCACGCAACCACAATCATTCTTTCGCTGGCCTTCCATTACATCGCGCTCAGTCTCCCGAATCGTCCTCGAACGGCATCAAGACGCGACCGATCAGTACCCCCTCACGCAGGCATTCGTTAACGAACGATACGCCGATGCGACGAAAACGCTTCTATACCCAGCTGATTGAGATGATGGCTCATCCCGTGTGGTGCTTCATGCTCGACAATAGCACCCACGGTTCCGAGGATGTGATAACACTGGGCTGCCATAGGGGACACATGTCATATATTCCTCCTAGAACTGTTAGAGCCCTGTTAACACCACTACTACACTTCCCACCATTTTGGCGCCCAAAATTCTTGACCCTAGCGAAGCGCTAA